In Triticum aestivum cultivar Chinese Spring chromosome 5B, IWGSC CS RefSeq v2.1, whole genome shotgun sequence, the following proteins share a genomic window:
- the LOC123116304 gene encoding ubiquitin carboxyl-terminal hydrolase 17 isoform X2 gives MASFVAALVAIVVVALVAVMRRAAARKEDVRRTAWLAAEQAQFAERDAYYYYDHHAAPHWTAPDTTQWTAPQVAWPPVEQVAASRLAWPAVDQMAAPPVAWPAVEQMAATPVAWPAVEQVAATPVAWPPVEKVAALPVAWPPAVKVAAPEVAWPPVDQVAAPHVAWPPVDQVAAPEVAWPRDEHVAAPRLEQEAATEPTLAAAAGKKGPCVVCRKPTTFRCKRCKGVKYCAVKCQIAHWRQGHKDECHPVSADAREDTTIEASSTKKIERTSSDEESVVTGVEQAVESKEMPLEKASNTSEASQQDSKEFTFPQVTGHAESADCSSSPTFGKPCKVEGASVSENGSHTQIPVACDPSEKADDRPEFSAKSEIGVVVPDDLPTKSLVRQQTAPTIVRHYSSESTLFPYERFVKLYNSDKVELRPFGLCNLGNSCYANVVLQCLAFTRPLTAYFLEGLHSKNCSQKEWCFLCEFQKLIVEGKQGHSPLSPTGILSHLSDIGSSFGPGEEEDAHEFLRYAIDTMQSASMKEANANGAHKLAEETTLIQLMFVGYLRSKIKCTKCGVSSEHCERIMDLTVEIDGDISTLEEALHRFTSSEVLDGDNRYHCTRCKSYERGKKKLTISEAPNILTIALKRYQSGMFGKINKAIRFPEYLNLSSYMSTTDDCSPVYRLYAVVVHRDVMNSSVSGHYICYVKDSQGKWYEMDDSQVKPVSLKNVRSERAYMLLYTRCSPRAPRSLRKLIIAQGLSHTRKARQTTDPVSTCLEGRSHFSRHQGTQWQSCRDHVMNGHTYKLVTSGGSSNPVLEPTSTSEDSSLFSHSDVGSSGNLSSDNTDSTKNPGSTKECTFGSSDQMHPVSTVVMPEEHSRQMSSLNPSSSTQYADQGEVDRLHQLNLQASKGVWDEGCETPSFFYVDQGGLYGCQDPGFSAHPI, from the exons ATGGCGTCGTTCGTGGCCGCGCTGGTGGCAATCGTGGTCGTGGCGCTGGTGGCGGTGATGCGGCGCGCGGCCGCGAGGAAGGAGGACGTGCGGCGGACGGCCTGGCTCGCGGCGGAGCAGGCCCAGTTCGCGGAGCGCGACGCGTACTACTACTACGATCACCACGCCGCGCCTCACTGGACGGCGCCGGACACGACTCAGTGGACGGCGCCGCAGGTGGCCTGGCCACCGGTCGAGCAGGTGGCGGCGTCGCGGCTGGCCTGGCCGGCGGTCGACCAGATGGCGGCACCGCCGGTGGCCTGGCCGGCGGTCGAGCAGATGGCGGCAACGCCGGTGGCCTGGCCGGCGGTCGAGCAGGTGGCGGCAACGCCGGTGGCCTGGCCGCCGGTCGAGAAGGTGGCGGCGCTGCCGGTGGCCTGGCCGCCGGCGGTGAAGGTggcggcgccggaggtggcctggCCGCCGGTCGATCAGGTGGCGGCGCCGCATGTGGCTTGGCCGCCGGTCGATCAGGTggcggcgccggaggtggcctggCCGCGGGACGAACATGTGGCCGCGCCGCGGCTCGAACAGGAGGCGGCGACGGAGCCTACGCTAGcggcagcggcggggaagaaggggCCGTGTGTGGTGTGCCGCAAGCCGACGACGTTCCGGTGCAAGCGCTGCAAGGGCGTCAAGTATTG TGCCGTCAAATGTCAGATAGCTCACTGGAGACAAGGCCACAAAGATGAATGCCATCCAGTAAGTGCTGATGCTAGAGAAGACACCACAATAGAAGCTTCTTCCACGAAAAAAATTGAACGCACTAGCTCAGATGAAGAAAGTGTGGTGACTGGAGTCGAGCAAGCAGTTGAAAGCAAGGAGATGCCCCTTGAGAAGGCGTCCAATACGTCAGAGGCTTCTCAACAAGATAGCAAAGAGTTCACATTTCCTCAGGTTACAGGACATGCTGAATCTGCTGACTGTTCGAGTTCTCCAACTTTTGGTAAACCGTGCAAAGTCGAGGGCGCTTCCGTTAGTGAAAATGGCTCTCACACTCAGATTCCGGTGGCGTGTGATCCATCTGAAAAGGCAGATGATCGTCCTGAATTCTCTGCTAAATCAGAGATCGGAGTTGTGGTGCCAGATGATTTGCCAACGAAAAGTTTGGTCAGGCAACAAACTGCTCCAACAATTGTGAGACATTACTCATCGGAATCG ACACTTTTTCCGTATGAACGCTTCGTTAAGCTCTACAACTCTGACAAGGTGGAATTGCGTCCTTTTGGTCTTTGTAACCTTGGGAACAG TTGCTATGCAAATGTCGTGCTTCAGTGTTTGGCCTTTACCCGACCACTTACAGCATACTTCCTCGAGGGGCTTCATTCAAAAAACT GTTCCCAAAAGGAATGGTGCTTTTTGTGCGAGTTTCAAAAACTCATTGTGGAGGGTAAGCAAGGACATTCTCCATTATCACCTACTGGAATACTCTCACATTTGTCTGACATCGGAAGTAGCTTTGGCCCGGGCGAAGAGGAAGACGCTCATGAGTTTCTCAG GTACGCAATTGATACTATGCAATCTGCTAGCATGAAGGAAGCCAATGCAAATGGTGCCCATAAGTTAGCTGAAGAAACGACACTGATTCAGCTAATGTTCGTGGGCTATCTACGATCTAAG ATAAAATGCACAAAGTGTGGGGTCAGTTCAGAACATTGCGAACGTATAATGGATCTTACTGTGGAAATAGATGGGGATATCAGTACTCTTGAAGAAGCACTTCATCGATTTACATCTTCAGAAGTCTTAGATGGCGATAACAGATACCATTGTACCAG ATGCAAGTCATATGAACGTGGCAAAAAGAAGTTGACAATATCAGAAGCACCAAATATCCTGACTATTGCACTGAAAAGATATCAG TCTGGTATGTTTGGCAAGATTAACAAGGCCATCAGGTTCCCGGAATACTTGAATTTGTCTAGCTACATGAGTACAACAGATGATTGTTCCCCTGTGTACAGGCTCTATGCGGTGGTTGTCCACCGTGATGTTATGAACTCATCCGTTTCTGGTCATTATATATGTTATGTCAAGGACTCACAGGGGAAATGGTACGAAATGGATGATAGCCAG GTGAAACCTGTTTCTCTGAAAAATGTCCGGTCGGAGCGTGCGTATATGCTGCTTTATACAAG GTGTTCACCACGGGCTCCAAGGTCTTTAAGGAAATTGATTATTGCTCAAGGCCTATCACACACAAGAAAAGCTAGGCAGACAACAGATCCAGTATCAACTTGTTTGGAAGGCCGGAGCCATTTTAGCAGGCACCAAGGTACGCAATGGCAGTCATGCAGGGATCATGTAATGAATGGCCACACCTACAAGCTGGTTACGTCTGGTGGCTCATCAAATCCAGTATTAGAGCCCACAAGTACAAGCGAGGATTCTTCGCTGTTCAGCCATTCTGATGTAGGGTCAAGTGGCAATTTAAGCAGCGATAACACTGACAGCACAAAGAACCCAGGCAGCACGAAGGAGTGCACATTTGGAAGCTCGGATCAAATGCACCCAGTCAGTACAGTGGTGATGCCTGAGGAGCATTCGCGGCAGATGTCCAGCTTGAACCCTAGCTCTTCAACCCAATATGCTGATCAAGGTGAGGTTGACAGGCTGCACCAGCTCAACCTTCAGGCGAGCAAAGGGGTTTGGGATGAGGGTTGTGAGACCCCATCCTTCTTCTATGTTGACCAAG gtggcCTGTATGGATGTCAGGACCCAGGATTTAGTGCCCATCCCATTTAG
- the LOC123116304 gene encoding ubiquitin carboxyl-terminal hydrolase 17 isoform X1 → MASFVAALVAIVVVALVAVMRRAAARKEDVRRTAWLAAEQAQFAERDAYYYYDHHAAPHWTAPDTTQWTAPQVAWPPVEQVAASRLAWPAVDQMAAPPVAWPAVEQMAATPVAWPAVEQVAATPVAWPPVEKVAALPVAWPPAVKVAAPEVAWPPVDQVAAPHVAWPPVDQVAAPEVAWPRDEHVAAPRLEQEAATEPTLAAAAGKKGPCVVCRKPTTFRCKRCKGVKYCAVKCQIAHWRQGHKDECHPVSADAREDTTIEASSTKKIERTSSDEESVVTGVEQAVESKEMPLEKASNTSEASQQDSKEFTFPQVTGHAESADCSSSPTFGKPCKVEGASVSENGSHTQIPVACDPSEKADDRPEFSAKSEIGVVVPDDLPTKSLVRQQTAPTIVRHYSSESTLFPYERFVKLYNSDKVELRPFGLCNLGNSCYANVVLQCLAFTRPLTAYFLEGLHSKNCSQKEWCFLCEFQKLIVEGKQGHSPLSPTGILSHLSDIGSSFGPGEEEDAHEFLRYAIDTMQSASMKEANANGAHKLAEETTLIQLMFVGYLRSKIKCTKCGVSSEHCERIMDLTVEIDGDISTLEEALHRFTSSEVLDGDNRYHCTRCKSYERGKKKLTISEAPNILTIALKRYQSGMFGKINKAIRFPEYLNLSSYMSTTDDCSPVYRLYAVVVHRDVMNSSVSGHYICYVKDSQGKWYEMDDSQVKPVSLKNVRSERAYMLLYTRCSPRAPRSLRKLIIAQGLSHTRKARQTTDPVSTCLEGRSHFSRHQGTQWQSCRDHVMNGHTYKLVTSGGSSNPVLEPTSTSEDSSLFSHSDVGSSGNLSSDNTDSTKNPGSTKECTFGSSDQMHPVSTVVMPEEHSRQMSSLNPSSSTQYADQGEVDRLHQLNLQASKGVWDEGCETPSFFYVDQGKYPDSSSSSSDSSSRSRRSISSSSSCNLKGQRNRRMVGEVDHGPGEGQGHFK, encoded by the exons ATGGCGTCGTTCGTGGCCGCGCTGGTGGCAATCGTGGTCGTGGCGCTGGTGGCGGTGATGCGGCGCGCGGCCGCGAGGAAGGAGGACGTGCGGCGGACGGCCTGGCTCGCGGCGGAGCAGGCCCAGTTCGCGGAGCGCGACGCGTACTACTACTACGATCACCACGCCGCGCCTCACTGGACGGCGCCGGACACGACTCAGTGGACGGCGCCGCAGGTGGCCTGGCCACCGGTCGAGCAGGTGGCGGCGTCGCGGCTGGCCTGGCCGGCGGTCGACCAGATGGCGGCACCGCCGGTGGCCTGGCCGGCGGTCGAGCAGATGGCGGCAACGCCGGTGGCCTGGCCGGCGGTCGAGCAGGTGGCGGCAACGCCGGTGGCCTGGCCGCCGGTCGAGAAGGTGGCGGCGCTGCCGGTGGCCTGGCCGCCGGCGGTGAAGGTggcggcgccggaggtggcctggCCGCCGGTCGATCAGGTGGCGGCGCCGCATGTGGCTTGGCCGCCGGTCGATCAGGTggcggcgccggaggtggcctggCCGCGGGACGAACATGTGGCCGCGCCGCGGCTCGAACAGGAGGCGGCGACGGAGCCTACGCTAGcggcagcggcggggaagaaggggCCGTGTGTGGTGTGCCGCAAGCCGACGACGTTCCGGTGCAAGCGCTGCAAGGGCGTCAAGTATTG TGCCGTCAAATGTCAGATAGCTCACTGGAGACAAGGCCACAAAGATGAATGCCATCCAGTAAGTGCTGATGCTAGAGAAGACACCACAATAGAAGCTTCTTCCACGAAAAAAATTGAACGCACTAGCTCAGATGAAGAAAGTGTGGTGACTGGAGTCGAGCAAGCAGTTGAAAGCAAGGAGATGCCCCTTGAGAAGGCGTCCAATACGTCAGAGGCTTCTCAACAAGATAGCAAAGAGTTCACATTTCCTCAGGTTACAGGACATGCTGAATCTGCTGACTGTTCGAGTTCTCCAACTTTTGGTAAACCGTGCAAAGTCGAGGGCGCTTCCGTTAGTGAAAATGGCTCTCACACTCAGATTCCGGTGGCGTGTGATCCATCTGAAAAGGCAGATGATCGTCCTGAATTCTCTGCTAAATCAGAGATCGGAGTTGTGGTGCCAGATGATTTGCCAACGAAAAGTTTGGTCAGGCAACAAACTGCTCCAACAATTGTGAGACATTACTCATCGGAATCG ACACTTTTTCCGTATGAACGCTTCGTTAAGCTCTACAACTCTGACAAGGTGGAATTGCGTCCTTTTGGTCTTTGTAACCTTGGGAACAG TTGCTATGCAAATGTCGTGCTTCAGTGTTTGGCCTTTACCCGACCACTTACAGCATACTTCCTCGAGGGGCTTCATTCAAAAAACT GTTCCCAAAAGGAATGGTGCTTTTTGTGCGAGTTTCAAAAACTCATTGTGGAGGGTAAGCAAGGACATTCTCCATTATCACCTACTGGAATACTCTCACATTTGTCTGACATCGGAAGTAGCTTTGGCCCGGGCGAAGAGGAAGACGCTCATGAGTTTCTCAG GTACGCAATTGATACTATGCAATCTGCTAGCATGAAGGAAGCCAATGCAAATGGTGCCCATAAGTTAGCTGAAGAAACGACACTGATTCAGCTAATGTTCGTGGGCTATCTACGATCTAAG ATAAAATGCACAAAGTGTGGGGTCAGTTCAGAACATTGCGAACGTATAATGGATCTTACTGTGGAAATAGATGGGGATATCAGTACTCTTGAAGAAGCACTTCATCGATTTACATCTTCAGAAGTCTTAGATGGCGATAACAGATACCATTGTACCAG ATGCAAGTCATATGAACGTGGCAAAAAGAAGTTGACAATATCAGAAGCACCAAATATCCTGACTATTGCACTGAAAAGATATCAG TCTGGTATGTTTGGCAAGATTAACAAGGCCATCAGGTTCCCGGAATACTTGAATTTGTCTAGCTACATGAGTACAACAGATGATTGTTCCCCTGTGTACAGGCTCTATGCGGTGGTTGTCCACCGTGATGTTATGAACTCATCCGTTTCTGGTCATTATATATGTTATGTCAAGGACTCACAGGGGAAATGGTACGAAATGGATGATAGCCAG GTGAAACCTGTTTCTCTGAAAAATGTCCGGTCGGAGCGTGCGTATATGCTGCTTTATACAAG GTGTTCACCACGGGCTCCAAGGTCTTTAAGGAAATTGATTATTGCTCAAGGCCTATCACACACAAGAAAAGCTAGGCAGACAACAGATCCAGTATCAACTTGTTTGGAAGGCCGGAGCCATTTTAGCAGGCACCAAGGTACGCAATGGCAGTCATGCAGGGATCATGTAATGAATGGCCACACCTACAAGCTGGTTACGTCTGGTGGCTCATCAAATCCAGTATTAGAGCCCACAAGTACAAGCGAGGATTCTTCGCTGTTCAGCCATTCTGATGTAGGGTCAAGTGGCAATTTAAGCAGCGATAACACTGACAGCACAAAGAACCCAGGCAGCACGAAGGAGTGCACATTTGGAAGCTCGGATCAAATGCACCCAGTCAGTACAGTGGTGATGCCTGAGGAGCATTCGCGGCAGATGTCCAGCTTGAACCCTAGCTCTTCAACCCAATATGCTGATCAAGGTGAGGTTGACAGGCTGCACCAGCTCAACCTTCAGGCGAGCAAAGGGGTTTGGGATGAGGGTTGTGAGACCCCATCCTTCTTCTATGTTGACCAAGGTAAATACCcggatagtagtagtagtagtagtgacaGTAGCAGCAGAAGTAGGCGTAGTATTAGCAGTAGCAGTAGCTGTAATTTAAAAGGACAGCGTAACCGTCGGATGGTAGGGGAGGTTGATCATGGCCCTGGAGAGGGCCAGGGGCATTTTAAGTAG